In Hymenobacter gelipurpurascens, one DNA window encodes the following:
- a CDS encoding deoxyhypusine synthase family protein — MQITNFLKHHYRHFNAAALIDAAEGYNKHLADGGKMMITLAGAMSTAEMGIQLAELIRQDKVQIISCTGANLEEDIFNLVAHDFYERVPNYRDLTPADEQALLERHMNRVTDTCIPEEEAMRRLEHSVLKFWEKADKAGEQYFPHEFFYQILKSGELEQYYQIDPKDSWMLAAAEKNLPIICPGWEDSTLGNIFAGHVISGDIKNVHTVRTGIEYMIYLADWYTQQATDASPVGFFQIGGGIAGDFPICVVPMLHQDLGRTSVPLWGYFCQISDSTTSYGSYSGAVPNEKITWGKLGQDTPKFIIESDATIVAPLVFAMVLGQ; from the coding sequence ATGCAAATCACCAACTTCCTCAAGCACCACTACCGCCACTTCAACGCCGCGGCGCTGATTGATGCCGCCGAAGGCTACAACAAGCACCTCGCCGATGGTGGCAAGATGATGATTACCCTCGCCGGCGCCATGAGCACCGCCGAAATGGGCATCCAGCTGGCCGAGCTGATTCGCCAGGACAAGGTGCAAATCATCAGCTGCACGGGTGCCAACCTGGAAGAGGATATCTTCAACCTGGTCGCCCACGACTTCTACGAGCGCGTGCCTAATTACCGCGACCTGACGCCCGCCGACGAGCAGGCCCTGTTGGAGCGCCACATGAACCGCGTAACCGATACCTGCATTCCGGAAGAGGAGGCCATGCGCCGCCTGGAGCACTCGGTGCTCAAGTTCTGGGAGAAGGCCGACAAAGCCGGCGAGCAATACTTCCCTCACGAGTTCTTCTATCAGATCCTGAAATCAGGCGAGCTGGAGCAGTACTACCAGATTGACCCCAAGGATAGCTGGATGCTGGCCGCTGCTGAGAAAAACCTGCCGATCATCTGCCCCGGTTGGGAAGACTCCACGCTGGGCAACATCTTCGCGGGTCACGTTATCTCGGGTGACATCAAGAACGTGCACACCGTACGCACCGGCATCGAGTACATGATTTACCTGGCCGACTGGTACACCCAGCAAGCCACTGATGCCAGCCCAGTAGGCTTCTTCCAAATTGGCGGCGGCATTGCCGGCGACTTCCCGATCTGCGTAGTACCGATGCTGCACCAGGACCTGGGCCGCACCAGCGTTCCACTGTGGGGCTACTTCTGCCAGATTTCGGATTCGACCACGTCGTATGGTTCGTACTCCGGTGCCGTGCCGAACGAGAAAATCACCTGGGGCAAGCTAGGCCAGGATACGCCCAAGTTCATCATCGAGTCGGATGCTACCATTGTAGCGCCGTTGGTGTTTGCCATGGTGCTAGGCCAGTAA
- a CDS encoding DUF3667 domain-containing protein yields MEATSTLAIDLALAQSSHGAAGSHAPEHGPATCLNCGTLVPKQFCGHCGQDAHHTHRLTMAHMLHDIPHSVWHVDKGIFYSIWNILTRPGSTIRSYLAGQRKYHFPPLSLLLLVTGIYAFISSTLHVDLLPPRDPAIPEAVWQAQKAGVEFVAKYMSWVYVGLVPVIAAFARLFLRRGGYNYAECLVIAAFITAVCNSITLFSLPVSYFYSGTVYITKVGYIMSLLSLSYATWAYGSMLAHTGLSLAGRLIRGFFPFVLGIIVPSMLLGMVGVGLKLSTIKKEVDQQQRLQHKVISTPAPAH; encoded by the coding sequence ATGGAAGCTACCTCTACCCTTGCTATCGACCTCGCTCTAGCCCAATCCAGCCACGGGGCAGCGGGGAGCCACGCCCCCGAGCATGGCCCCGCCACCTGCCTGAACTGCGGCACCCTAGTGCCTAAGCAGTTCTGCGGGCACTGCGGGCAAGACGCTCACCATACCCACCGCCTCACGATGGCCCACATGCTCCACGACATTCCCCACTCGGTTTGGCACGTGGACAAGGGCATTTTTTACTCCATCTGGAACATTCTTACCCGCCCCGGCTCCACCATCCGCAGCTATCTGGCTGGGCAGCGCAAGTACCACTTCCCGCCGCTGTCATTGCTGCTGCTGGTGACTGGTATCTACGCTTTTATTTCCTCAACACTACACGTTGATCTGCTGCCGCCGCGCGACCCTGCCATCCCAGAGGCCGTATGGCAGGCACAAAAGGCGGGCGTTGAATTCGTGGCCAAATACATGAGTTGGGTGTATGTAGGACTGGTGCCGGTGATAGCCGCGTTTGCGCGGCTTTTTTTACGCCGTGGGGGCTACAACTATGCGGAGTGTCTTGTTATTGCGGCATTCATCACGGCGGTTTGCAACTCTATAACTCTATTCTCCCTACCCGTCTCCTATTTTTACTCCGGTACTGTCTACATCACAAAAGTGGGGTATATAATGTCGCTACTAAGCTTGAGCTACGCCACCTGGGCCTACGGTTCCATGCTGGCGCATACGGGCCTGAGCTTGGCAGGTCGTCTGATACGAGGTTTTTTTCCGTTTGTGCTGGGCATCATCGTACCATCTATGCTCTTGGGCATGGTTGGGGTGGGGTTGAAATTGAGCACAATTAAAAAAGAGGTAGACCAGCAGCAACGGCTCCAGCATAAAGTTATATCGACTCCCGCACCGGCTCATTAA
- a CDS encoding DUF3667 domain-containing protein has translation METLVQPSAPFSSSSHVGHPTCLSCGTPLHDKFCSHCGQSAATHRITLAHWLHDIPHSIWHVDKGLPYTLGQMLRRPGPTLQRYLAGQRAPFFPPLTYLLLITGLITFSYVTLHLRPYNAHDPSVPAAIQAMQERFLQFFSKYINWFTVALLPLAALVARLFLRRGGFNYAECLTVTTYVTGTFHFFSLLALPALYVLNGTRSGQQLMSGVLLLTFVYQTWAYASLLQGTGLTKAGQWLRGFATAAGAYLLTLLSAVGLLVAVNWQQLSVYWQR, from the coding sequence ATGGAAACACTTGTGCAGCCCTCCGCTCCTTTCAGTTCATCGTCTCACGTAGGCCACCCGACCTGTCTGAGCTGCGGCACGCCGCTACACGATAAGTTCTGCTCACACTGTGGGCAGTCGGCCGCCACTCATCGCATCACGCTGGCGCACTGGCTTCACGATATTCCGCACTCCATTTGGCACGTAGATAAAGGCTTGCCGTACACGCTAGGCCAGATGCTACGGCGCCCCGGCCCTACGCTGCAGCGGTATCTGGCGGGCCAGCGGGCTCCGTTTTTCCCACCGCTAACCTACCTGCTTCTCATCACGGGGCTTATCACGTTCAGCTATGTAACTCTGCACCTGCGCCCATACAACGCACACGACCCCAGCGTGCCAGCGGCCATACAAGCCATGCAGGAACGCTTCCTACAGTTCTTCTCGAAATATATCAACTGGTTTACGGTGGCGCTGCTGCCCTTAGCGGCGCTGGTGGCCCGGCTGTTTCTGCGCCGGGGCGGCTTCAATTACGCCGAATGCCTCACCGTAACAACGTACGTTACGGGCACTTTCCATTTCTTTTCGTTGCTGGCGCTGCCGGCCTTGTACGTCCTGAACGGTACCCGGAGCGGGCAGCAACTGATGAGCGGCGTTTTGCTTCTCACATTCGTGTATCAAACGTGGGCGTATGCCAGCCTGCTGCAGGGCACCGGCCTCACCAAGGCCGGCCAATGGCTGCGGGGGTTTGCTACGGCGGCAGGAGCTTACCTGCTTACGCTACTCTCGGCTGTAGGCCTGTTGGTAGCCGTCAATTGGCAGCAGTTGAGCGTCTATTGGCAACGCTAG
- a CDS encoding DUF937 domain-containing protein encodes MSQNLIELAQNYFSGDTVRQASTTLGENESSIGTALRSIIPLVLGGLFARSQQPGGSSELFGMANQAHSSGILGNLSSLLGGMNVNSTSPAADGGLLNKGTELLRSVFGNHYTTAVEGVSQQAGVRTSTTSSLLHMAVPVVLGLLGKHVADNNLDANGFNNYLGSQRGSIMGALGNLPGGLGSVLSGLGLGAAATGVGNAASATANTVGNTVSAAAHRTGDAVRDTARDVETAAATPSRWPWLLLLLAVLAALFYFMRGCNKDADTTTATTTETTMTDTTTSAAVAPVATAPVGSYDEASGNYIYDTGANTAIKLSDGTTLNVGSNSFESRLYNFLNDANQTVSTDKTQGWMSLDRVYFNTGKSTLTAESQAQLKNLAAILKAFPNAAVKLGGYTDNKGKADMNLTLSADRANAARKAVLNNGIDAGRVTAEGYGQEHPIASNDTPEGRAQNRRVDVRVTKK; translated from the coding sequence ATGAGTCAGAACCTAATAGAACTTGCGCAGAACTACTTCAGCGGCGACACCGTGCGCCAGGCCAGCACCACGTTGGGTGAAAACGAAAGCAGCATCGGTACCGCTCTGCGGAGCATCATACCACTGGTACTGGGTGGTCTGTTTGCCCGTTCGCAGCAGCCCGGTGGCTCATCTGAGCTGTTTGGAATGGCTAACCAGGCACACAGCAGCGGTATTTTGGGCAACCTGAGCAGCCTGCTGGGCGGCATGAATGTAAACAGCACCTCCCCGGCTGCTGATGGCGGCCTCCTGAATAAAGGCACCGAGCTGCTTCGTTCCGTATTTGGTAATCATTACACGACTGCAGTGGAAGGCGTAAGCCAGCAGGCAGGCGTGCGCACTTCTACCACCAGCAGCCTCCTGCACATGGCCGTGCCGGTGGTGTTAGGCCTACTCGGCAAGCACGTCGCCGATAATAATCTGGATGCCAACGGCTTCAACAACTACCTCGGTAGTCAGCGCGGCAGCATCATGGGCGCCCTAGGCAACCTGCCAGGCGGCCTGGGCTCTGTGCTATCTGGCCTAGGCCTGGGAGCTGCTGCCACAGGGGTTGGCAATGCAGCCAGTGCCACGGCAAACACGGTAGGCAATACGGTTTCGGCCGCTGCGCACCGCACCGGCGACGCCGTTCGGGATACTGCCCGCGACGTAGAAACAGCTGCTGCTACCCCCAGCCGCTGGCCTTGGTTGCTGCTATTGCTAGCCGTGCTGGCAGCGCTGTTCTACTTCATGCGCGGCTGCAATAAAGACGCTGATACTACCACGGCCACGACCACCGAAACCACCATGACTGACACCACCACGTCAGCAGCCGTGGCGCCGGTGGCTACCGCTCCTGTTGGCAGCTACGACGAGGCCAGCGGCAACTATATTTATGATACGGGCGCCAACACGGCCATCAAGCTTTCTGATGGCACGACTTTGAACGTGGGCAGCAACTCCTTCGAGTCGAGGCTGTACAACTTCCTCAATGACGCCAACCAGACCGTCAGCACCGATAAAACGCAGGGCTGGATGAGCCTGGACCGTGTGTACTTCAACACGGGCAAGTCGACGCTCACGGCGGAGTCGCAGGCGCAGCTGAAGAATCTGGCGGCTATCCTGAAGGCTTTCCCGAACGCAGCTGTAAAGCTGGGCGGCTACACCGATAACAAAGGCAAAGCCGATATGAACCTGACCCTGAGCGCCGACCGCGCCAATGCGGCTCGCAAAGCGGTGCTGAACAATGGCATCGACGCCGGCCGCGTGACTGCGGAAGGGTACGGTCAGGAGCACCCCATTGCCTCTAACGATACGCCCGAAGGCCGCGCCCAGAACCGCCGCGTAGACGTGCGCGTGACGAAGAAGTAA
- a CDS encoding PLP-dependent transferase gives MIFVETPANPTNHLVDLEACAALARQYATPDKPVRLVVDNTFLGPVFQHPLKHGADVVLYSATKFLGGHSDLIAGAALSSKALMKEIKAMRTFMGTMCDPNTGWMLMRSLETLKLRMERAAASAQVIADWLREHPLVERTYYLTHLEHCPVQQDIYRRHCLSPGSMISFDIRGGEAEAFHFLNALRLIKLAVSLGGTESLAEHPATMTHSDITPADQLQMGITSQMVRLSIGVEDPQDLMLDLSQAFEAVGIPKEVRVAELA, from the coding sequence ATGATTTTTGTGGAGACGCCCGCCAACCCTACCAACCACCTCGTAGATCTGGAAGCCTGCGCCGCCCTGGCCCGCCAGTATGCCACCCCCGACAAGCCCGTACGCCTGGTGGTGGACAACACCTTCCTGGGTCCTGTTTTCCAGCATCCGCTCAAGCACGGCGCCGATGTGGTGCTGTACTCGGCTACCAAATTCCTGGGTGGCCACTCCGATTTGATTGCGGGCGCGGCCCTCAGCAGCAAGGCCCTGATGAAGGAAATTAAAGCCATGCGCACCTTTATGGGCACCATGTGCGACCCCAACACCGGCTGGATGCTCATGCGCAGCCTCGAAACCCTCAAGCTACGCATGGAGCGCGCCGCCGCCTCAGCCCAGGTTATTGCCGACTGGCTGCGGGAGCATCCGCTCGTGGAGCGCACGTACTACCTCACGCACCTGGAGCACTGCCCCGTGCAGCAGGACATTTACCGCCGCCATTGCCTCTCGCCCGGCTCCATGATTTCCTTTGATATCCGGGGTGGTGAGGCCGAGGCCTTCCACTTCCTCAACGCCCTACGCCTCATCAAGTTGGCCGTAAGCCTGGGCGGCACCGAGAGCCTGGCCGAGCACCCTGCCACAATGACCCACTCCGACATTACCCCCGCCGACCAGCTACAAATGGGTATTACCAGCCAAATGGTGCGCCTGAGTATTGGGGTTGAAGATCCGCAGGATCTGATGCTGGATCTGAGCCAGGCGTTTGAAGCGGTAGGAATTCCGAAAGAGGTTCGGGTGGCGGAACTGGCCTAG
- a CDS encoding PLP-dependent transferase, translating into MLEHRLTLWDGAEEAASFASGMAAISTTLLALLQPGDVVLHSEPVYGGSDFFLKNVLRKFGIEAQGFLPTATPEELAAWP; encoded by the coding sequence ATTCTGGAGCACCGCCTCACCCTCTGGGACGGCGCCGAGGAAGCGGCCAGCTTCGCCAGCGGCATGGCGGCCATCAGCACCACCCTGCTGGCCCTGCTGCAGCCCGGCGACGTGGTGCTGCACTCCGAACCCGTGTACGGCGGCTCCGATTTTTTCCTGAAAAACGTGCTGCGCAAGTTTGGCATTGAGGCCCAGGGCTTCCTGCCCACCGCCACGCCTGAGGAGCTGGCCGCCTGGCCATGA
- a CDS encoding N-acetylmuramoyl-L-alanine amidase family protein: MRTAALLVLLFLFSTQAFSQSSYRRAVAKPGDGYQTLLLRHGLSPSRHLRQFQELNKKRLGRNKTLVVGRAYLLPNVGSATKKKPAARTTAATPATSKKPIPLSQLFGGQYGAPQVRDRALGGAVYYLSSGHGGPDPGAIGQYGSAKLSEDEYAYDVTVRLARVLLEHGATVYVMVQDPNDGIRDENVLKLDHDEMTYPQQRIPLSQLGRLRQRISEVNRLHARHKGAYQRLLALHVDSRSEGQNIDVFFYHHANSATGLRLAKNIHSVFTNRYKRAQPNRPYSGNVSERSSLYEVRNSHAPAVFMELGNIRNQKDQRRFLVADNRQALANWIYEGLLADYRGR; this comes from the coding sequence TTGCGCACCGCTGCTCTCCTCGTTCTGCTCTTTCTGTTTTCTACTCAGGCCTTTAGCCAAAGCTCCTATCGGAGGGCCGTAGCTAAACCCGGCGACGGCTACCAGACGCTGCTCCTGCGGCACGGACTCAGCCCAAGCCGGCATCTGCGGCAGTTTCAGGAGCTGAACAAAAAGCGCCTGGGCCGCAACAAGACGCTGGTGGTCGGCCGGGCATATCTGCTGCCCAATGTTGGCAGCGCTACCAAGAAGAAACCAGCCGCCCGCACCACTGCTGCTACCCCTGCTACCAGCAAAAAGCCCATTCCTCTTTCGCAGCTATTTGGCGGGCAGTATGGCGCCCCTCAGGTTCGAGACCGGGCGCTGGGTGGGGCCGTGTACTACCTGTCGTCGGGGCATGGCGGGCCCGACCCAGGCGCTATAGGCCAGTACGGTAGCGCCAAGCTATCAGAAGATGAGTACGCCTATGATGTAACGGTGCGCCTGGCCCGCGTGCTCTTGGAGCACGGCGCCACTGTGTACGTAATGGTGCAGGACCCCAATGACGGCATCCGGGATGAGAACGTGCTGAAGCTGGACCATGATGAGATGACCTATCCGCAGCAGCGCATTCCGCTCAGTCAGCTTGGCCGCCTGCGCCAGCGCATATCGGAGGTGAACCGGTTGCACGCCCGCCACAAAGGCGCCTACCAGCGTCTGCTGGCGCTGCACGTAGATAGCCGCAGCGAGGGTCAGAACATTGATGTGTTCTTTTACCATCATGCCAACAGTGCTACTGGCCTACGTCTGGCCAAGAACATCCACTCCGTATTCACGAACCGCTACAAACGCGCTCAGCCTAACCGCCCCTACTCGGGTAATGTATCGGAGCGCAGCAGCCTGTATGAGGTCCGCAACAGCCATGCTCCGGCCGTATTCATGGAGCTTGGCAACATTCGGAACCAGAAAGACCAGCGCCGCTTTTTGGTAGCCGACAACCGGCAGGCCCTGGCCAACTGGATTTACGAAGGCCTGTTGGCCGACTACCGCGGCCGCTAG
- a CDS encoding PAS domain S-box protein, whose protein sequence is MALPSSQPSSNLHARIEELELALQQARAAQKVLQQEVAELRDIANIPQQNPNPILRVGLQGELLYTNPAAQRLYAAASEADQLLLQSQARALATQVLATGAAVQVDMPGANAGSYTAYVQPFPEEGYISMYLVDITARVQAQQQLAEQRAFYETILDELPSQIAVFTLEQKYLYLNAFALPNAQARQALVGQGVFELAASQGWPTALAEKRQEQFRRVVQEQQQMVWEEALELPDGRMRYALRHYQPVFDKSGKLQLIIGYGSDVTQRREAELQKIADEAKIRALFTALPDTIVVLDAQGRVLEAKPGTTALGHPGQPLEGAMLADLLPPPVAQTLGALIAGGLTQAVQEQGFELPLPDGTVSYHSARLVALQQGASLLIMANITREEMARRELLEQQQFMQQVLDTSPSAILVRNAAGQVLFHNRTAETLLTDAAQAHQLAAQAPESIQAKELALYAESDAYVLTTGEQTDQETPMTLPSGEIRWFQVVKRPLRVTDGSLHVLVVSTEITAIKQAQQTLERNEKQYRDLMQYSQALICTHDLSGKLLTINPAVAQFMGVPAEQLPGRNLLEGLLPEHQAKLAQYLTEIARKGEQRGVVEMQTGFGERRYILYQNYLVQEEARVPYVIGYGQDITERILVEQELKRAKEEAEAAVRSRENFLANMSHEIRTPMNGVMGMANQLSKTTLDARQQEFLRIIRSSGQHLLSIINDVLDMAKITSGKLEFEQTPFNLCDSMGQALQPLVLQAQEKGLAVHGTMLRESCPHPWVLGDPYRINQILINLVSNAVKFTPAGGSITVISRQVAETQDTLTVECSVTDTGIGIAPAQQARVFEGFTQAYADTTRRFGGTGLGLSISQALVEQMGGQLKLESVVGQGSRFSFELTLPRTAPAAAAATPAINLGTLEGRRVLLVEDNEINRHIARLLLEEWGMTVDEAENGPEGLALYSQQAYDVVLMDIQMPGMSGLEATAIIRQLPDAIKSGVPILALTANAFRADNERYLAAGMDACLTKPFEEGALYRQLEQLLRPGTQPTPPPVPSYNLAKLREMAQGHEAFVGRIIRSFLTNMPGSLAELEAAAATGDWQRVAAVTHHIKPSLDSLGVPHVAEVVRQLERIEEVTSSEHPSRQQAVARLVVQVRQALEALPQELPPDAALA, encoded by the coding sequence ATGGCACTTCCCTCGTCGCAGCCCTCTTCAAACCTCCATGCTCGTATTGAGGAGCTGGAACTGGCCCTCCAGCAAGCCAGGGCCGCCCAAAAGGTGCTGCAGCAGGAAGTTGCGGAGCTGCGGGACATTGCCAATATTCCGCAGCAGAACCCCAATCCTATTTTGCGGGTCGGGCTGCAGGGAGAACTGCTCTACACCAACCCAGCGGCCCAGCGGCTTTATGCCGCTGCATCCGAAGCCGATCAGCTCTTATTGCAAAGCCAGGCCCGGGCGCTAGCCACCCAAGTGCTGGCTACGGGGGCTGCGGTGCAGGTAGATATGCCCGGTGCAAATGCTGGCAGTTACACGGCCTACGTGCAGCCTTTCCCCGAGGAAGGATACATTAGTATGTATCTGGTAGATATTACGGCCCGGGTGCAGGCACAGCAGCAGCTGGCGGAGCAGCGCGCTTTCTACGAAACTATCCTCGATGAGCTGCCCAGCCAGATTGCCGTCTTCACGCTGGAGCAAAAGTACTTGTATCTCAATGCCTTTGCCTTGCCCAATGCCCAGGCCCGGCAGGCACTCGTAGGCCAGGGGGTGTTCGAGCTGGCCGCCTCGCAGGGGTGGCCTACAGCGTTGGCTGAGAAGCGCCAGGAGCAATTCAGGCGGGTCGTGCAGGAACAGCAGCAAATGGTTTGGGAAGAAGCGCTGGAACTGCCCGATGGCCGCATGCGCTATGCACTGCGGCACTATCAGCCGGTGTTTGATAAGAGCGGGAAGCTGCAGCTGATAATCGGGTACGGCTCAGACGTGACCCAGCGGCGCGAGGCAGAGCTGCAGAAGATTGCAGACGAAGCAAAAATCAGAGCCCTCTTCACGGCCCTGCCCGATACCATTGTGGTGCTTGATGCCCAGGGCCGGGTGCTGGAAGCCAAGCCCGGCACCACGGCGCTAGGCCACCCCGGACAGCCGCTGGAAGGCGCCATGCTGGCCGATCTGCTGCCGCCGCCGGTAGCACAGACCCTGGGGGCCCTCATTGCCGGCGGACTTACTCAGGCTGTGCAGGAGCAAGGGTTTGAGCTGCCCCTGCCCGATGGTACCGTTTCATACCACAGCGCCCGGCTGGTAGCCTTGCAACAGGGGGCAAGCCTCCTGATTATGGCCAATATCACCCGCGAGGAAATGGCCCGGCGGGAGCTGCTGGAACAGCAGCAGTTTATGCAGCAGGTACTCGACACCAGTCCGAGCGCTATTCTGGTGCGGAATGCAGCCGGCCAAGTCTTGTTTCATAACCGAACTGCCGAAACGCTGCTCACCGACGCGGCCCAGGCGCACCAACTAGCTGCCCAGGCCCCGGAAAGCATTCAGGCCAAGGAGTTGGCCCTCTATGCCGAGTCGGATGCCTATGTGCTGACGACCGGTGAGCAAACCGATCAGGAAACCCCCATGACGCTTCCTTCGGGAGAGATACGGTGGTTCCAGGTAGTGAAGCGCCCCTTGCGCGTGACCGATGGCAGCCTGCATGTGCTGGTGGTAAGCACCGAGATTACGGCCATCAAGCAGGCCCAGCAAACGCTGGAACGCAATGAAAAGCAGTACCGCGACCTGATGCAGTACTCCCAGGCGCTCATTTGTACCCACGACTTATCCGGTAAGCTCCTGACTATAAACCCCGCAGTAGCCCAGTTTATGGGAGTGCCCGCCGAGCAGCTGCCCGGCCGTAACCTCCTGGAAGGCTTGTTGCCGGAGCATCAGGCAAAGTTGGCGCAATACCTCACGGAAATAGCCCGGAAAGGCGAGCAGCGGGGCGTAGTAGAAATGCAGACGGGCTTTGGGGAGCGGCGCTACATCCTCTACCAGAACTACTTGGTGCAGGAAGAAGCGCGCGTGCCCTATGTAATTGGCTACGGGCAGGATATTACCGAGCGCATTCTGGTAGAGCAGGAGCTGAAGCGCGCTAAAGAAGAAGCAGAAGCCGCCGTACGCTCCCGCGAGAACTTTCTGGCCAACATGAGCCATGAAATCCGGACGCCCATGAACGGCGTGATGGGCATGGCAAATCAGCTCAGCAAAACAACACTCGATGCGCGCCAGCAGGAGTTTTTGCGTATCATCCGCAGCTCCGGCCAGCACCTGCTCAGTATTATCAACGATGTGCTGGACATGGCTAAAATTACCTCCGGCAAGCTGGAGTTCGAGCAAACCCCCTTCAACCTCTGCGATTCGATGGGGCAGGCCTTGCAACCGCTCGTGCTGCAGGCCCAAGAAAAGGGCCTCGCAGTGCACGGAACTATGCTGCGCGAGTCGTGTCCGCATCCGTGGGTGCTCGGCGACCCGTATCGCATCAATCAGATACTAATCAACCTCGTCAGCAATGCCGTGAAGTTCACGCCGGCGGGAGGCAGCATCACGGTAATCAGCCGACAGGTAGCCGAAACCCAGGATACGCTCACGGTAGAGTGCAGCGTCACCGATACCGGTATCGGGATTGCGCCGGCGCAACAGGCGCGGGTTTTCGAGGGCTTCACGCAGGCCTACGCCGATACCACCCGCCGCTTTGGTGGCACGGGGCTGGGCCTGAGTATCTCTCAGGCGCTGGTAGAGCAAATGGGTGGCCAGCTGAAGCTGGAAAGCGTGGTAGGCCAGGGCAGCAGGTTTTCATTTGAGCTCACGCTGCCCCGCACAGCCCCCGCCGCCGCTGCCGCAACGCCCGCCATCAATTTGGGAACGTTGGAGGGCCGGCGGGTGCTGCTTGTGGAAGACAATGAAATCAACCGCCACATTGCGCGCCTCTTGCTGGAAGAGTGGGGCATGACCGTAGATGAAGCCGAAAACGGGCCGGAAGGCCTAGCGCTTTATAGCCAACAGGCCTACGATGTGGTGCTGATGGATATCCAGATGCCCGGCATGAGTGGCCTAGAAGCCACCGCTATCATCCGGCAGCTACCCGATGCCATCAAGTCTGGGGTGCCTATTCTGGCCCTCACTGCCAACGCCTTCCGGGCCGATAACGAGCGGTACCTGGCCGCCGGCATGGATGCCTGCCTGACCAAACCCTTCGAGGAAGGAGCACTGTACCGGCAGCTGGAGCAGTTGCTGAGGCCCGGTACCCAGCCTACGCCGCCACCCGTGCCCAGCTACAACCTCGCCAAGCTGCGCGAAATGGCCCAGGGCCACGAGGCCTTTGTGGGTAGAATTATCCGCTCTTTCCTCACGAATATGCCGGGCAGCTTAGCGGAGCTGGAGGCTGCTGCCGCTACCGGCGACTGGCAGCGGGTGGCCGCCGTCACGCACCACATCAAGCCCAGCTTGGATTCCTTGGGGGTGCCCCATGTGGCTGAAGTTGTAAGGCAGCTGGAGCGTATCGAAGAAGTGACCAGCTCAGAACACCCCTCTCGGCAGCAGGCGGTGGCCCGGCTGGTGGTTCAGGTACGGCAGGCGCTGGAAGCGCTTCCCCAGGAGCTCCCGCCTGATGCTGCCCTGGCCTAG
- a CDS encoding LytR/AlgR family response regulator transcription factor yields the protein MPLSPLACVIVDDNEINRLTLEHLVALDPDLELAASLSGGVEALNYFRQGGHADLLLLDIEMPHLSGLDLPQLLPEPAPAIIMVTSHRDFAVTAFDMQAVDYLVKPVDVTRFRQAVARVVQRNEAPSEAPQPTAPDSDLFVKVGSRVLRINFDEVLYIEALSTYSVLVTKTQKHIVYLTLKSLAERLPFAHFIRVHRSYIVNTNLVDSVEDNLLKLGKHEVPVGKSYQDTFYKSLRGL from the coding sequence ATGCCTCTCTCGCCGCTTGCCTGTGTCATCGTGGATGACAACGAAATCAACCGCCTGACTCTGGAACACTTGGTAGCGCTGGATCCGGATCTGGAATTGGCCGCCTCCCTGTCCGGTGGCGTTGAGGCCCTGAATTACTTTCGCCAGGGAGGCCACGCCGACTTGCTGTTGCTGGATATTGAGATGCCCCATCTTTCCGGCCTCGATTTGCCGCAGCTGCTTCCTGAGCCTGCCCCCGCCATCATCATGGTCACCTCGCACCGCGATTTTGCCGTTACAGCATTTGACATGCAGGCCGTCGATTATCTCGTGAAGCCGGTTGATGTTACCCGATTCCGGCAGGCGGTAGCGCGCGTGGTACAACGCAACGAAGCTCCTTCGGAAGCTCCCCAGCCCACCGCCCCCGACTCCGATCTGTTCGTGAAAGTAGGCTCCCGGGTGCTGCGCATCAACTTCGATGAGGTATTGTACATAGAGGCCTTATCCACGTATTCTGTGCTCGTCACGAAAACGCAGAAGCACATTGTGTACCTCACGCTCAAGTCCTTGGCCGAGCGGCTGCCTTTTGCGCACTTCATCAGAGTACACCGCAGCTACATTGTGAATACGAACCTAGTGGATAGTGTAGAGGACAACCTGCTAAAGCTGGGCAAACACGAAGTACCGGTGGGCAAATCCTACCAAGACACCTTTTATAAGTCGTTGCGCGGGCTTTAG
- a CDS encoding helix-turn-helix domain-containing protein, which yields MATPLPKKVLARQHEITADFLRALDRHLADLEVGKATEMLEIRDFADQLHLHPTHLSNIIKLTTGHAPCYFFEARILELAQRRLCETKLPIAEIAAQLTYDP from the coding sequence ATGGCAACTCCTCTTCCTAAAAAAGTCCTGGCCCGCCAGCACGAGATTACTGCCGATTTTTTGCGGGCACTGGACCGGCACTTAGCTGATTTGGAGGTGGGTAAAGCCACCGAAATGCTGGAAATCCGGGATTTCGCCGACCAGTTGCATCTGCATCCTACTCACCTGAGCAACATCATCAAGCTCACCACGGGCCATGCTCCCTGCTACTTCTTCGAGGCCCGAATTCTGGAGCTGGCCCAGCGCCGCTTGTGCGAAACCAAGCTGCCCATTGCCGAAATAGCGGCCCAGCTCACCTACGACCCCTAG